The Mercurialis annua linkage group LG2, ddMerAnnu1.2, whole genome shotgun sequence genome contains a region encoding:
- the LOC126669274 gene encoding uncharacterized protein LOC126669274, which yields MQHRHDNQSSPMEILIILLFSFSFTSVFTTSKAIDTISATQSIRDGGQTVVSADGSFELGFFSIKSNRYLGVWFKKISQGTVVWVANREIPLSNSSGLLQFDDRGGLILLNQENLSIWSANSSRAVHNPVAQLLDSGNFVIRDEMDVDPENYLWQSFHHPDRTFMPGMKIGRLAGGVVVHATSWKSIDDPSEGEFIYQLDSSGLQMIIASKSVITGRSGPWNGIGQSGLPFLKPNTIFNYSFVMSENETYYTFELVNKSVFTRVVLNENGVLNRYAWIDRTQQWQRISSAPADNCDSYDICGADGSCDITNTPLCSCLNRFVPKLENNWNAADWSDGCIRRKPLNCTRGDVFIKYSNLKLPDMLNYSTNSNLTMEECDVFCLKDCSCVAYASSNIVTRRGCYFWFGDLIDIKQFNEDGGQDLFIRMAFSELDESSSSKKRRVLVATLVSSAGCFLLILCICLFIKNKRRNQKKNAQSKWENNADESYSIDNHDEDLELPHFDFIVVARATNNFSFNGMLGEGGFGPVYKGILRDGQEVAVKRLSKESRQGLHEFMNELKCIAKLQHRNLVKLLGYCIYQDERMLIYEYMPNKSLDCYIFDDNQSKLLDWNVRFRIIVGISRGLLYLHQDSRLRIIHRDLKLSNILLDKELNPKISDFGMARIFGGNETAANTKRVVGTYGYMSPEYAIDGLFSMKSDVFSYGVLVLEIISGQRNRGFTHPDHELNLVGHAWKLFKEGRYLELIDASATETCNLSEVVRAMHVGLLCVQHNPEDRPNMSLVVLMLSSEGPLPEPKEPGFFTDRKLFEGESPSTKQNLNSVNELTITLIDARLQHRHDNHNSSMEILNILLFCLSLTSIFTTAQAIDTISATQSISDGGETIISAGGSFELGFFSINSNRYLGVWFKKISEGTVVWVANREISLTNSSGLLHFDNRGSLILLNQENLTVWSANTSRPVQNPIAQLLDSGNFVIRDENDVDPENYLWQSFHHPDKTVMPGMKIGRLAGGVEVHATSWKSIDDPSKGEYSFHPDSSGLQMVIAKDSVIIFRSGPWNGISQSGLPFLKPNPVYYYTMVISENESYYTFDLVNKSVFSRLVLNENGVNNRYVWIDRTQLWHEISYAPRVRCDTYDLCGAQASCDINNTTDLSLSKDVLCSCLNRFVPNLESNRNATDWSSGCVRRTPLDCQRGDGFIKYSNLKLPDMLNYSTNSSLTIKECDMLCLKNCSCMAYASSNIVTGRGCYFWFGDLIDIKQYNEDGGQDLFIRVAFSELDEIAGFKKRWVLMATLLTSAGCFLLILCVCLFIRNKRRKQNKNAQSKWENYSIDNHEEDLELPHFDFIVVARATNNFSFDGMLGKGGFGPVYKGILRDGQEVAVKRLSKESRQGLHEFMNELKCIAKLQHRNLVKLLGYCIYLDERMLIYEYMPNKSLDYYIFDDNQGKHLDWNVRFHIIMGISRGLLYLHQDSRLRIIHRDLKLSNILLDKEMNPKISDFGMARIFGGNETAANTTRVVGTYGYMSPEYAIDGLFSIKSDVFSFGALVLEIISGQRNRGFTHPDHQLNLLGHAWKLFKEGRYLELIDDSTMETCSLSEVLRTMHVGLLCVQHNPEDRPNMSSVVLMLSSEGPLPEPKEPGFFTERKLFEGESASSKQNLNSVNELTLALIDAR from the exons atgcaaCACCGCCATGACAATCAGAGCTCACCAATGGAAATTTTAATCATTCTCCTCTTCTCCTTCTCTTTCACTTCTGTCTTCACAACATCAAAAGCCATTGACACAATATCTGCAACTCAGTCTATTAGAGATGGTGGTCAGACCGTAGTTTCAGCTGATGGCTCCTTTGAATTGGGATTTTTCAGCATCAAATCTAATAGATATTTGGGTGTATGGTTCAAAAAGATTTCTCAGGGAACTGTTGTCTGGGTTGCCAACAGAGAAATTCCGCTTTCGAATTCATCTGGATTACTTCAATTTGATGACAGAGGAGGTCTTATTCTTCTGAATCAGGAAAACTTGAGCATATGGTCTGCTAATTCTTCAAGAGCTGTGCATAACCCTGTCGCACAGCTTCTGGATTCCGGAAATTTCGTTATTAGAGACGAAATGGACGTCGACCCAGAAAATTACTTGTGGCAAAGTTTTCATCATCCTGACAGAACATTTATGCCTGGAATGAAAATCGGAAGACTGGCCGGAGGCGTTGTAGTTCATGCAACTTCATGGAAGAGCATAGATGATCCTTCTGAAGGTGAATTCATTTATCAGCTTGATTCCTCTGGTTTACAGATGATTATTGCGAGTAAATCAGTTATCACAGGTCGATCAGGACCATGGAATGGTATCGGTCAAAGCGGATTGCCTTTCTTAAAACCAAATACGATCTTTAATTATTCGTTTGTTATGAGCGAAAACGAGACTTATTATACTTTTGAGCTGGTTAACAAATCAGTATTTACGCGCGTTGTCTTGAATGAAAATGGTGTCTTAAACCGGTATGCATGGATAGACCGAACGCAGCAGTGGCAGCGTATCTCATCTGCACCAGCAGATAATTGTGATAGTTACGACATATGCGGTGCTGATGGCAGTTGTGATATCACCAATACACCTCTATGTTCATGTCTGAATAGATTTGTgccaaaattagaaaataattgGAATGCAGCAGACTGGTCCGACGGATGCATTCGACGGAAACCATTAAATTGCACGAGAGGAGATGTGTTCATAAAATATTCAAACCTAAAATTACCTGATATGCTAAATTATTCAACCAATTCAAATTTGACCATGGAGGAGTGTGATGTATTCTGCTTGAAAGATTGTTCCTGTGTGGCCTACGCCAGTTCAAATATCGTAACCAGAAGAGGATGCTACTTTTGGTTCGGAGACCTCATTGATATCAAACAATTTAACGAAGATGGCGGACAAGATCTTTTCATTAGGATGGCGTTTTCAGAATTAG ATGAGAGCTCGAGTTCGAAAAAACGTAGGGTGCTCGTAGCGACCTTAGTATCATCAGCAGGATGTTTTCTACTTATCTTGTGTATATGCTTGTTCATAAAGAATAAAAGGAGAAACCAGAAGAAAAATGCACAAAGTAAGTGGGAAAACAATGCAGACGAAAGCTACTCTATTGACAACCATGACGAGGATCTAGAGCTACCTCATTTTGACTTCATTGTAGTGGCTCGAGCTACCAATAACTTCTCATTCAATGGTATGCTTGGAGAGGGCGGATTCGGACCTGTCTACAAG GGCATCCTAAGAGATGGACAAGAAGTTGCTGTGAAGAGGCTGTCCAAGGAATCTAGACAAGGGCTTCATGAATTCATGAATGAACTTAAATGCATTGCTAAACTTCAGCATCGGAACCTAGTCAAGCTACTTGGATACTGCATTTATCAAGATGAAAGAATGTTGATCTATGAATACATGCCTAATAAAAGCCTCGACTGCTATATATTTG ATGATAACCAAAGCAAGCTTCTAGACTGGAATGTGAGGTTCCGTATCATCGTCGGGATATCAAGAGGACTTCTCTATCTCCATCAAGACTCTAGACTGAGAATTATTCATAGAGATCTCAAATTAAGTAATATCCTACTAGATAAAGAGTTGAACCCAAAAATCTCAGATTTTGGCATGGCTAGAATTTTTGGGGGTAATGAAACTGCTGCAAACACAAAACGAGTAGTCGGAACATA CGGTTATATGTCACCAGAGTATGCTATTGATGGCCTATTCTCAATGAAATCTGATGTATTTAGCTATGGTGTTCTGGTGTTGGAGATAATCAGTGGACAGAGAAACAGAGGATTTACTCATCCAGACCACGAACTTAACCTTGTTGGACAC GCATGGAAGCTGTTCAAAGAAGGAAGATATCTAGAGCTTATCGACGCTTCGGCGACGGAAACTTGCAATCTGTCAGAAGTAGTAAGAGCAATGCATGTTGGACTATTATGTGTACAGCATAATCCTGAAGACAGACCAAACATGTCATTAGTGGTTCTAATGTTGAGCAGTGAAGGTCCATTGCCTGAACCTAAAGAACCAGGCTTTTTCACGGATAGGAAATTATTTGAAGGGGAATCACCCTCCaccaaacaaaatttaaattctgtAAATGAACTCACAATTACTTTAATCGATGCTCGA CTGCAACACCGCCATGACAATCATAATTCATCAATGGAAATCTTAAACATTCTCCTCTTCTGCCTCTCTTTAACTTCTATCTTCACAACAGCCCAAGCCATTGACACAATCTCTGCAACTCAGTCTATTAGTGATGGTGGTGAGACTATAATTTCAGCTGGTGGCTCCTTTGAATTAGGATTTTTCAGCATCAATTCTAATAGATATTTGGGTGTATGGTTCAAAAAGATTTCTGAGGGAACTGTTGTCTGGGTTGCCAATAGAGAAATTTCGCTTACGAATTCATCAGGATTACTGCATTTTGATAACAGAGGAAGTCTTATTCTTCTGAATCAAGAAAACTTGACCGTATGGTCTGCTAATACATCAAGACCTGTGCAGAATCCTATTGCACAGCTTCTGGACTCAGGAAATTTCGTTATTAGAGACGAAAACGACGTCGACCCGGAAAATTACTTGTGGCAAAGTTTTCATCATCCTGACAAAACAGTTATGCCCGGAATGAAAATCGGAAGACTCGCTGGAGGAGTTGAAGTTCATGCAACTTCATGGAAGAGCATAGATGATCCTTCTAAAGGCGAGTATTCATTTCATCCGGATTCCTCTGGTTTACAGATGGTTATTGCAAAGGATTCAGTAATCATATTTAGATCGGGACCATGGAATGGCATTAGCCAAAGTGGTTTGCCTTTCTTGAAACCAAATCCAGTTTATTACTACACAATGGTTATCAGTGAAAATGAGAGCTATTATACTTTTGACCTTGTTAACAAATCCGTTTTTTCAAGACTTGTTTTGAATGAGAATGGTGTCAATAATCGGTATGTGTGGATAGATCGGACCCAGCTATGGCATGAGATCTCCTATGCACCAAGAGTTAGATGTGACACTTATGATCTATGTGGTGCTCAGGCAAGCTGTGACATCAACAATACAACAGATTTGTCCCTATCTAAAGATGTTCTATGTTCATGTTTGAATAGATTCGTGCCGAATTTAGAAAGTAACCGGAATGCAACAGATTGGTCCAGCGGGTGTGTTCGACGGACGCCATTAGATTGCCAGAGAGGAGATGGGTTCATAAAGTATTCAAATCTTAAATTGCCTGATATGCTAAATTATTCAACCAATTCAAGCTTGACCATAAAGGAATGTGACATGTTGTGCTTGAAAAATTGTTCCTGTATGGCCTACGCCAGTTCGAATATCGTAACCGGAAGAGGATGCTACTTTTGGTTCGGAGACCTTATTGATATCAAACAATATAATGAAGATGGTGGGCAAGATCTCTTCATTAGGGTGGCTTTTTCTGAATTAG ATGAGATCGCGGGATTCAAAAAACGTTGGGTGCTCATGGCAACCCTACTAACATCAGCAGGATGTTTTCTGCTTATCTTGTGTGTATGCTTGTTCATAAGAAATAAAAGGAGAAAGCAGAATAAAAATGCACAAAGTAAGTGGGAAAACTACTCTATTGACAACCATGAGGAGGATCTAGAGCTACCTCATTTTGATTTTATCGTAGTGGCTCGAGCTACCAATAATTTCTCATTCGATGGTATGCTTGGCAAGGGCGGCTTCGGACCTGTCTACAAG GGCATACTAAGGGATGGACAAGAAGTTGCTGTGAAGAGGCTGTCCAAGGAATCTAGACAAGGGCTTCATGAATTCATGAATGAACTTAAATGCATTGCTAAGCTTCAGCATCGGAACCTAGTCAAACTACTCGGATATTGCATTTATCTAGATGAAAGAATGTTGATCTATGAATACATGCCTAATAAAAGCCTCGACTACTATATATTTG ATGATAACCAAGGCAAGCATCTAGACTGGAATGTGAGGTTCCATATTATCATGGGTATATCGAGAGGACTTCTCTATCTTCATCAAGACTCTAGGCTGAGAATTATTCATAGAGACCTCAAATTAAGTAATATCCTACTCGACAAAGAGATGAATCCGAAAATCTCGGATTTTGGCATGGCTAGAATTTTCGGGGGTAATGAAACCGCTGCAAACACAACACGAGTAGTCGGAACATA TGGGTATATGTCACCAGAGTATGCAATCGACGGATTATTCTCAATAAAGTCTGATGTATTTAGCTTTGGTGCTCTGGTGTTGGAGATAATTAGTGGACAGAGAAACAGAGGATTTACTCACCCAGACCATCAACTTAACCTTCTCGGACAC GCATGGAAGCTGTTCAAAGAAGGAAGATATTTAGAGCTTATCGACGATTCAACAATGGAAACTTGCAGCCTATCAGAAGTATTAAGAACAATGCATGTTGGTCTATTATGTGTACAACATAATCCAGAAGACAGACCAAACATGTCCTCAGTGGTTCTAATGTTGAGCAGTGAAGGTCCGTTGCCCGAACCTAAAGAACCCGGATTTTTCACGGAGAGGAAATTGTTTGAAGGAGAATCAGCCTCCagcaaacaaaatttaaattctgtGAATGAACTCACACTTGCATTGATTGATGCTCGATGA